In Candidatus Nitrosotenuis cloacae, the following proteins share a genomic window:
- a CDS encoding NAD(P)/FAD-dependent oxidoreductase, translated as MNIIILGGGFGGLAAANELRANLPSDVNITIIDRKDYFMMDLVKLWIIKGTRKFETSKRPLQSVAKKGIDFVNEAVTLIDTQKKLVRTATKELPYDYLIVALGVELAPEKISGLSDNGLILYDLEHGPRIRERIVSIKSGKIAFAITGMPYKCPPAPYEAALIIDSMLREMGTRDSVSIDFYSVGPITLPAAGPDVSKQLLDMLESQGIKFHGSCKTVSVEQGSLKFEDGSSAQFDLLIAVPPHQAPKVVHEAGFAPQGQFIPVRRDCKTQFQNVYAIGDVTNMLVTEKIAVPKAGIFAEGQGVAVARDIISQIKREKSDSVFDGKGGCFVEMGDTAGYVYVDMFADPNPITRLDKPAPEHLVEKEIFEQERIRKWL; from the coding sequence ATGAATATTATAATTTTAGGCGGCGGATTCGGAGGACTCGCGGCAGCCAACGAGCTGAGGGCGAACCTTCCATCTGATGTAAATATAACAATCATAGACAGAAAGGACTACTTTATGATGGATCTTGTAAAACTGTGGATCATAAAGGGCACAAGAAAGTTTGAGACATCAAAGAGGCCGCTGCAGTCCGTCGCAAAAAAGGGAATTGATTTTGTAAACGAGGCCGTCACATTAATTGACACGCAGAAAAAACTGGTAAGGACTGCGACAAAAGAGCTCCCATATGACTATCTGATAGTGGCACTCGGAGTCGAGCTTGCGCCAGAAAAGATTTCAGGACTGTCAGACAACGGCCTGATACTGTATGACCTGGAGCACGGGCCGAGGATAAGGGAGAGGATTGTCTCAATAAAGTCAGGCAAGATCGCGTTTGCCATCACAGGAATGCCGTACAAGTGCCCGCCTGCGCCATACGAGGCAGCACTGATAATAGACTCGATGCTAAGAGAGATGGGAACACGCGATTCTGTATCAATTGACTTTTACAGCGTAGGCCCAATCACACTGCCGGCTGCGGGGCCTGACGTAAGCAAGCAGCTTCTTGACATGCTGGAATCGCAGGGAATCAAGTTCCACGGATCATGCAAGACCGTTTCGGTGGAGCAAGGCAGCCTGAAATTTGAGGATGGAAGCTCGGCGCAATTTGATCTGTTGATTGCAGTCCCGCCGCACCAGGCACCTAAGGTTGTGCACGAGGCGGGCTTTGCGCCGCAGGGACAGTTCATACCGGTAAGGCGTGACTGCAAGACGCAGTTCCAGAATGTGTACGCAATAGGCGACGTAACAAACATGCTTGTAACAGAAAAAATAGCAGTCCCAAAGGCCGGGATATTTGCGGAGGGCCAGGGGGTGGCAGTGGCGCGTGACATCATATCACAGATCAAAAGGGAAAAGTCCGACTCTGTATTCGACGGAAAGGGCGGATGTTTTGTGGAGATGGGGGACACGGCAGGATACGTATACGTCGACATGTTTGCCGACCCAAACCCAATAACAAGGCTTGACAAGCCCGCGCCGGAACATCTGGTGGAAAAGGAGATCTTTGAGCAGGAGCGAATCCGAAAATGGCTATGA
- a CDS encoding SDR family oxidoreductase, whose translation MIKGKVAIITGASSGIGYATAIALSKAGAKVAVGARRTDKLDALKNEITKSGGEVLVQKLDVTIKSDCDSLVDAVVNKWGTVDILVNNAGLMPLSFFKNRKVDEWDQMIDVNIKGVLYCTAAAIPHMAAKKSGHIVNISSVAGRIVFPAGSVYCATKHAITALSEGLRQEFSQRGNIRVTCVEPGVVATELTNTITDDSLKAFVESTKKMEALRAEDIANAILYAVESPEHVNVNEILIRPVTQER comes from the coding sequence ATGATTAAAGGTAAAGTTGCAATTATTACTGGCGCGTCAAGTGGGATCGGGTACGCCACCGCAATTGCCCTCTCAAAGGCGGGGGCAAAGGTCGCAGTCGGAGCAAGAAGGACCGACAAGCTGGACGCGCTAAAAAATGAGATTACAAAGAGCGGCGGCGAGGTGCTGGTGCAAAAGCTGGATGTTACAATAAAGTCGGACTGCGACTCTCTTGTGGACGCAGTCGTAAACAAGTGGGGGACAGTTGACATTCTGGTTAACAACGCAGGACTGATGCCGCTGAGCTTTTTCAAGAACCGCAAGGTGGACGAGTGGGATCAGATGATTGATGTAAACATCAAGGGGGTGCTGTACTGCACGGCCGCAGCCATACCGCACATGGCGGCAAAAAAGTCTGGACACATAGTCAACATATCGTCCGTTGCGGGCAGGATAGTGTTTCCAGCAGGAAGCGTATACTGCGCAACAAAGCACGCAATTACGGCACTTAGCGAGGGGCTGAGGCAGGAGTTCAGCCAGCGGGGCAACATCCGCGTGACATGCGTCGAGCCGGGCGTGGTCGCAACTGAGCTTACAAATACAATAACCGACGACTCCCTCAAGGCGTTTGTCGAGTCCACCAAAAAGATGGAGGCGCTGCGCGCAGAGGACATTGCAAACGCCATACTGTATGCGGTGGAGTCGCCAGAACACGTCAACGTAAATGAGATCCTGATAAGACCCGTGACGCAAGAACGCTGA
- a CDS encoding AN1-type zinc finger domain-containing protein yields the protein MKKVNCAYCGNETDLPFECNYCKDEFCAEHRLPEEHRCVKLTSIRAKRFGEKKVIRKQEGGFLKRLFRRS from the coding sequence TTGAAGAAAGTAAATTGCGCCTACTGCGGAAATGAGACCGACCTCCCGTTTGAGTGCAACTACTGCAAGGACGAGTTCTGCGCCGAGCACCGGCTGCCAGAGGAGCACAGATGCGTCAAGCTCACGTCAATTAGAGCAAAGAGATTCGGCGAGAAAAAAGTGATCAGAAAGCAAGAGGGCGGGTTCCTCAAGAGACTGTTCCGGAGAAGCTAG